From Arachis hypogaea cultivar Tifrunner chromosome 3, arahy.Tifrunner.gnm2.J5K5, whole genome shotgun sequence:
ACATTCCAGAGCCATGATCTTGATCTTGATGTTGACGGTGCTGAATTTAGCAAATGCCTCACATGATCACATCGAGTATGCCATTTTTAAAGAgtaagagaaaaggacaaataggtcctgacCTTTTGtaccgcggacattttcgtcgtCCCTaactattgaaaaatactttaAAGTTCTTGACTTTTCACAAAACTTGAACGGATCAGTCTTTCCGTCCAAGACCCAACGGAAAAGTTTGACGTGGCTCCCGTAATgcttgtcatgcgtacgtgtgggtcacgcgtacgcgccgcCAGACTTCCCTTTCGCGTACGCGTCGACATGAATTCAACAAATCTTCATTTCTACCCACGTGTACGAATCGCCATGAATTTAACAAATCctcattttttcatgaattctccactttgcatggcTTTTTTTCCCATTTCTTTTACCTTCAAAACTTtgaatcactcaaacaaacatattaaGACATCGAATgagagaaaagtaaattaaatttagtcctaaccccattacaacccttgaaaagacctcttgatatatgtatccatgcattgaatatatgttgattggtagaaaaAGAGCAAGTCTtaaaaagcaagattagtagagaattgagagaatcgaccttCAAACACTAAAGAGATTaaagtgcaaacacttccggtgaggattTGATGTTCAATCCCTTGTTTTttgctttcacgagctttcttcttgtaagtatatttatacttcattttgagatttgaatGAGTGGAATTCATAAATTATCATACTATCTTAGCCCTACTTAGACATGCTAATGTCTAAGTGTGGGAACGTTGATGAACTACAATTTTATGGTTTCtattgtattgaatttggtggattttatcaactttttctacatttatttactaaaataacatggttttgtgaatttctcctaagtgtgcttaatgattgaaaacatgttttttaggctattaaattgctaaatttaatttacttttcttccattcgatgccttgatatgtttgtttgagtgatttaaagttttgaaggtaagaatggcttgaaagaaatggaaaaaaaaaagcatgtaaagtggagaattcatgaagaaatgaggatttgttgACTTcatggcgatgcgtacgcgtgagccaCGTCAGACTTTTCCGTTAGGTCTGACGGATGatgcatttggacggagggactgatccgtctaagttttgtgaaggtcagataCTTAAAAGTAATTTTCAATGGTCAGAGACGAAAATGTCCGCAGAACAAAAAGTCAGAGACCTATTTATCCTTTTTTTAAAGAGTAATGTTAGAAAGCTATTTTTTCTTGTCAAGATTAtccaattttttaaaagttattttatttattttaaattctagattctaaattataaatcctTAATTCTAAATATAAATCCTAAAATAAAGTTAGTTGATATTGGCTAACTAAAAATTGGCTTCTTATATTTTCTATTTCTAAAGCAGCCTGTCATATTAGACGGGCATGCTGGTCCATACAGAGCATATCATTCTATTTACATCTAAACGAGATTAGGACTAAATCTGGAAAGATTCCATCTTAATTCTTGTACCTCTTTGGTTAAAAGTTTTGTGCGTTAAAGTCTCTTCCAAGTATTCCCACATTCGGTTTATACTTCATAGTTCATAGGATGATATCCGACTAGAATTATGCATCCATGTTATTTTTTCTAACAACTTTTAGGCGGATATTAggactggaagtgagtcaagccagctcatgagccagctcgagttcgactcgttaacagctcgataagctaagctcgtgagctGGTGAGCTAAGCTTGAGCctggaattgagctcataaattaaatgagccgagcttgagcttggataagctcagctcattagctcgtgagctggctcgattatatatatatatatatatatatatatatatatatatatatatatatatatatatatatatatatattataacaatcttaatcatttaatatttatatttattttttacatataattttaatataggacataaataaaaaatttatattttattgatacataaacaatataaaaaattgatctttttaaatattttttaaaacatataagttataatttactgatatagaattatagattatgtatttatgtttcttttatttgagcTACCTCGTGAGctcgagccagctcgtgagctttcggtgagccgagcttgagcttaagaaatatgctcgattgttaatgagtcgagccgtgagccaagctcaattttcgtgagccgagcttgagcttggtctaactcggctcagctcggctcacttccagccctagcggatatagaaaaaaaaaagaaaataaaaaaagtgaaatTATTTATGCGTtatttggatgaagagaaaatgaatgaaaagaaaataggaaaattttttttttgtttgaatagaaagaaaaataagaaaaaagaaaattataatagtataaaattatattaatatttttataacaaaataaagtataaatatttttatttatttatattttattacattttataaatatttaaaatattataattttatatatttaatttaaattatttatttaatacatatataatatttaaatatgaatctttattataataatatattaaaactattaaaactaaatttatattaataataatacaaTTATGGATAATATTgtaaatacacaaaaaaataatttttatctccTTGTTTTCTTGCTTGTTGTGAATGGAAAATTTTTTTGGTGAGACccacaaaaaaattttctttcttcCCATTTTTTTGGAatccaaacaaagaaaaataacattttccattcattttccttccatcttttttcttttctcttattttttcttaAACCAAACATAGTGTTAAATTCATTTTAAGCATAAGTATATTAGCAAAGAATAAAGTTAAACACGTCTACACTTAATTATATTTAAGTGTGtctaaagaattttttttttattaaaacacaatTGAAAATGTGAAATGTcatataaatatgatatttgaaatatatttaatatgtaaCGCGACAACTCAACAATGTGTctgttaacaaattaaaattatgttcCTGTTTTTGTGGcataatgaataaattaaaaaaaaacgaaaaaaaatgaaaaggtgAGAGAAGGGGGAACCGTATTCGATTCTCTAGTGAGAATTTCATGTCACAGCTCAACCACAAGGAAACTAAGATGATAGAGATAAGGAGCGTTTGGAGGAAGTGCCCACGAACTCCATTCTTGAAGCTCAAAACGCAATAGCACCAAACAGGTGTTAGCTCGGGGGTTCTAGTGATGCCGCAATCAGAAAAGTCGTTCAGTAACAAACTTCCAATAATCTGTATGTCGtgccttttttaatttttagtgctatatattattatgtttttatttttatatgcttGAGTAACTTTTGAGTTTACAAGACATAACTAGTTTTCTTGTAAAACCATCGCTTGTTTAACATGGGTCTTTGGAACGCCTTGCTTGTACTGAATTCGTTCAacgaattcaattcaattctctGGCTTGAAATTATATTTTGAGAATTCAGTTGTAAATTGGTCAAGAAGGCAGTTCATTTCATGGCTATTGCAAATCAtgtaatttaattcaattttataatttagttttttgagttctatctccttttcttttctttttatttcctttttttttcattctaaacACCCTAGTGATGTTTTGGCATGCTAACTCTTGATGGCAAGGTGGGCAAAAGAAAAGTTATATCACAAAGTACAAATACTTGATGTGTTATTATTTGATTGAGTTTATTTATATGGTTGGCTTGGATGTGGGGTATAAGTGTTTGGGATAAGGTTATTGGTAAAATACATAGGAAGTTGGACCCTTAGAGCCTAGGCTAAGTAGTATATTTCTGCTTATGTTTTATTTTTCCAAATAGTATTGTTCGGACTTTGTTTTCCCATCAATAATGCTctgttttattttggttattcATCTTACTAATATAACATAGGAAGAATTTTAAGTGTAACAAGTACAGCGGTATTTCAACTATTTtaatcgttgattttaattataaaaaatatatataacatatattaatgattaaaattactaaaacatTAGTGTTCTAtgtacatttaaatttttttttataatatatatttcgttcttaaaattttggatcgaaatcatctttgatcttttcattttttttattctcaatattataaaaagttataaaatcatctttttcaatgttattttttagatcaaattatcctaataataataaaaaacaaaacaaaaccttCCCCACCCGCAGAGATTTGAGAAATCATTATGGAATCTAGGAGGAGTTTTTCATTCAACTCGAAAGAgatgttttataaattttttcaatcatcaaTATACAGTCCATTCATTCATTTCTATAAATTATTTCTCTTACTCATTTGAATCCTCACACAAATTATTATacaattattcttcttcttcgttaCGTAATCAGAACCATCAGACATTCttcaagaaagagaagaagctcTTCGACGTCGTTCTGCACACTTGTGCTCCCTCCAATGGTCCCAGGGTTGGCGTTCTAGTTTATCACTTTGTTCCCAAGGGTTTGGTTGCTCCTTCAGAAGTGAAGTGACATCCATAATTCCATGTTTGATTTTCTTGGAAAAATTTAACATCATCGCCATACTAGTAGAGGTTGACCAAGGTCAAGTATAGGATGAAACTGACAATGAAATTAGGGATAGAAAAAAGGGTAGTTTGAGAATTTTAAAAGTGTTTCAGTATTTAAGTAGTTTTGTCCATAGAATTCTATCTTTTATGCGTACAaaagtcaattttattttttcatacttAAATTTGTTAATGTTTAAAACATTGTTGGGTAAAATAGTAGTTTAATATATGTGTGCGCACGTGTGTTACTATGATGATTGCAAAATTAAGGTAGTTACAATAGTACCTTAGAAAATGGTATTATCATTTCTGTTTTTATGCCAttccatatataattttttttgcattGTATATTTAGATGAATTTGTAAAATAACTTTTGCTTATTATaggttaattattttgatttaacataatttttGGACAATATATTTGCCTATATTTACAGGGATTCCAGGGGATGGCAGATGTTTGTTTAGGTCTGTAGTGTATGGTGCATGCCTTAGAAGAAGGGAGCCATCTCCAAGTCTCAATAGGCAAAAAGAACTTGCAGATGACCTTAGAGCCAAAGTAATCTTTCaccttaattaatttattaagtaaCTTATGAATATTGTTAAggtaattatattttattctatgcaatcTAAGATCATCTCCAATGAAGTGTTTTTAGAATATCACTTTTGATACTTTTAAGAAATGAattgatttagaattaaaatatgaattggaGTTGATTTATGAAATGAAACCGATATCACTTTAGAAAAATAATATCATCTTAATGGAGAACCAATAAAATTTTGCCACTCGtataattatgtttttaaaataataaaattcttattCAAATAATACTATGCATTGGAAAAGCAAATTTCACCTTTAATTTTAAGTTACTATTTATAAGAGACTAAGCTTTCTGCCTTGCGACTGGCCTCTCTCACTCAAGATAAGGTCAGTTAGATCCAATAAATCCCTTCCCTTTCTCTGATCAATAAGTCCTCCGATCCCTTTCTTTCATCGACGTATGATGCCACAAATATTCTTGTAGaacccaaaataaaataaaattagaactaGCATTAGAAATgctctaaaaattaattaaaatttaataagatGGTTGGTGCATGGATGAAATAAAGATTAATCACTCAATGACCAAGAGTTAATAATTatggtaaattaaattaatattttatcataattaaattatgTCACACATAACACTcttctatatttataaaattattacatcgaatttctctaaaaataaattatgctAATAGTAAAATTATGTCCATGTAATTTAACTTAATAATAATTATGTCACATATGAGAAAACAATTATCAATATTAAAATGATGGCACTAGCTAGTACTTTTTATACTTTagttatcaatatatatattaaatagagtAATGTCAATTatacatttaaattaaattatgatttatttgAAAGATCCaacgaattttaaaattaaaaattaaaaaataaaagaaatgtgtcAGAGTCACAGTTTaatcaataattataaattttatatctaACGATGAAAcaattctaatgcacaaaataatacttttatttaaataatattatttttttatagaatattttataattaggaataataatattattcaaaTCCACAAAGCTCTAACTTGTCTTACCTAATCAGAACGGATAATTATCTGAtccatataaaattattaatattattgtttgaTATTGTATTATTCTTAAATTTgcgatttaatttatattatgtatataattatagttgtggttatataaattttaaaatttaattttatttattaaattttaataattaataaaaacagGTAGAGACGCGATGGGTACTTACAAAGATATATTAGGATATAGATTTTACTAATAGTGGGAGAGGCAAAACAGGTTTTATACAGACTGTTATAGAACAAAACAGAATTTGATAAGACAAAAATTTGCCTCCACCCATCCGATTGCCACCCTATATATTTATAGTTGATCTTGAGTTGGAATTAAGTATACAGTGTTTAATGTAATTTATAATAATGCATATACATAGGTTTCTTGAGGATGACTTTGACACCTACACAGGACAAATGCGAAAGCCTCACGTTTGGGGAGGAGAACCTGAACTTCTTATGTCCTCGCATGTTTTACAGTTAAGACAATTTTATTGTTagcaaaataatttataatttatgtgTCTATTTTATTGCCATGAATTTgttattgatattttatttttatttatatttttaaaattaactttcatacttattattattattattattattattattattattattattattattattattattattatgataatgGAAAAGATCTATAAAAATTAGGAGTAATTTGAGAATAACATATAATAGGATAGTGACAATATTCACTTTCTAATTTATAAtgactctaatattaatatttcattttcttttctagttaaatatttatcttttaacatACTTATTTTTTCCTATTTTATGCTAAAATTATATGAGGATAAAATATGCTTTTATTTCTAATATATGTATAAGCAAACTATAAGTGATGGTAATTGGTAAGGTAGAATTATATGTTGATGTAATTGATATATGTGTTGTGGTTATAGGATGCCTATAACAGTGGTGATGGAGGATAAGAAATCCAAGAATCTTAAAGTAATAGCTGAATATGGTCAAGAGTATGGTAAGGATAACCCAATTCGTGTTATCTATCACGGATATGGCCATTATGATGCCTTCAACAATTCCAGTAACACTACATATTCGCAGAAATGATTACAACTTTGATAAGCTGCATATATCATATGTATGTGATTAGTGAATTATTAAGATCCCTGTTATATATCTATCCCATCACTAgtgccattatatatatatatatatattttttataaaacttaaTTTTACCGATTAATAGTTAAATTCCAATAACTTATTTtgctgtaaaaaataaaaatcaataagatTATATTTCAGTAACTCATATTTatatacattttaaatttttatattatcattAATTTTGTTACGTGCAGTGATATGAGGAGAGAAACGACGGTTTAGAAATTTAGCAAAACAATCTCTTCGTCGGTAGCATAGTCCGAACCGACAAGTAACCCTcctaatcaaagtttaaaattcaaataataaaaataaccgagagtctTTTAACATCGTGTCGTTCTCCTTAAGACAATGCAATTAAGGTGTCAACATTTTCGGTTGTGAGAAAAATTCGaggttttgaaatcaaagaacgaaagattaaaagaactaagtaaTAAAAGAACTAAAGAACATGATCAAAAAGGTATTTAATGCAATTAAAAGAAAGGAAGATCAAAACtaatgaaaatgctataaatgtgtaaaagagccttgacttgggaatgagagttAAGAAATCCTATCAtcatcataaccacaactatggtaactatgatgagtcaatctcgcttcgTCTACCCCTAACATTGAGGAGTAAGTCaatcaagcataattgaccttaacccataaatcctagctaactCACCAATCACTTGGTGAAAAGCTAGCCTCAATAGAaataagagtcaactaactactcaAGAAACATTCAACCAAACAAATATAAAGCATggaacattaaattcatcaataaaaacttcaagaaactaaaattgcaattataaacaaagtaattTGAACCAAAAGACAAAATAGCAAAAgtaatgtaattaaagagaaattaaagagtacttacaaaatGCTACAAtagaaatggaaaatgaaataaaaccctaagagagtaTTCTATCTACACGACTCCTACTCCTGCTATGGAAAATGTAAAAATGAGCTCTAAGTCCTAATCTAAAACCCCATGCTTTGATATGGCTTCATTTCCCTTTGACATAGCATCTCCATTTAGCTTCTATccttccaaaattgggccaaaaggaCCCAAAATCGAAAATCATATGTTTCATTAATGAatccacgtgcagggacctgtgcgtacgcataaagggttgtgcgcacgcacataagTTGATTTCcatcttgtgcgcacgcacacatgcttGTTCTTACGCACACTTGACTGTGTGTGCttctccttgttttcttcatgtgttctcccttgttcatgctttcttccactttttccTAGCCAATCTTGTCtataggacctaaaatcactcaacaaacatgtcacaacatcgaatggcataaaagtggaattaaaatcgtcagtttaagcacaaaaatgcatgttttcacatttaggttcaatctagggacaaaacacaaaagtatactATTTAAATggataagtgtgagtttatgtgatacaatccactcaaatcaagtcAAAATATCTTATCAAATAGGGACTCATCAATTTTCACTCACTTAAA
This genomic window contains:
- the LOC112770208 gene encoding OVARIAN TUMOR DOMAIN-containing deubiquitinating enzyme 4-like isoform X2; the protein is MPQSEKSFSNKLPIIWIPGDGRCLFRSVVYGACLRRREPSPSLNRQKELADDLRAKDKCESLTFGEENLNFLCPRMFYRCL
- the LOC112770208 gene encoding OVARIAN TUMOR DOMAIN-containing deubiquitinating enzyme 4-like isoform X1, with the protein product MVHALEEGSHLQVSIGKKNLQMTLEPKFLEDDFDTYTGQMRKPHVWGGEPELLMSSHVLQMPITVVMEDKKSKNLKVIAEYGQEYGKDNPIRVIYHGYGHYDAFNNSSNTTYSQK